In Fusarium oxysporum f. sp. lycopersici 4287 chromosome 2, whole genome shotgun sequence, a genomic segment contains:
- a CDS encoding acyl-protein thioesterase 1 (At least one base has a quality score < 10), which yields MAGQVLLRTGAAIEKLSEVKFILPHAPEIPITVNMGMRMPGWFDVKQLGGDVDSLVRNEDTEGIKRSQKYFHDLIQEEVNSGIPPERIVLGGFSQGGAMSLLAGLTCTSKLGGIVGLSSWLLLSKTFADLVKPTDANRQTPVMMFHGDADPIVPFQRGKLSADLLKELGYDVTFKTYPGMGHSACLEELDEVEAFLRKQLPPKN from the exons ATGGCTGGGCAAGTGCTGTTGAGAACTGGCGCCGCAATAGAGAAGCTCAGTGAAGTCAAGTTCATTCTGCCTCATGCTCCTGAGATTCCCATCACCGTG AACATGGGAATGAGAATGCCTGGATGGTTTGACGTT AAACAACTCGGCGGAGATGTTGATAGCCTGGTCCGCAATGAGGATACAGAGGGTATTAAGCGAAGTCAAAAGTACTTCCATGATCTCATCCAAGAGGAGGTTAACTCTGGCATCCCCCCTGAGCGTATTGTTCTTGGAGGTTTCTCCCAGGGAGGCGCCATGTCACTCCTTGCTGGTCTCACCTGCACAAGCAAGCTGGGCGGTATTGTTGGCctttcatcatggcttctcCTGTCCAAAACCTTTGCCGACCTTGTCAAGCCCACGGATGCAAACCGCCAGACTCCTGTGATGATGTTCCATGGCGATGCGGACCCTATCGTTCCTTTCCAGCGTGGAAAGCTGAGTGCCGACCTGCTTAAGGAGCTTGGCTACGATGTGACATTCAAGACTTACCC TGGTATGGGTCACTCTGCTTGTctggaggagcttgatgaggttgaggcgTTCCTGAGAAAGCAATTGCCTCCCAAGAACTAA
- a CDS encoding hypothetical protein (At least one base has a quality score < 10) — MAPLILHNVPDDECYVGDDGVKRPYAMYFNQQDAPQGSARSRRSAAESGSFGKSTRRSRSRTGTPARSRENPTLAAADKLFGDWVSNQAATAPSQTVQRKSSGLMQEEVPVKRSVTSTPVELILRGYRSSTQQYAAISHYESLAGAILEDYPREPPASQRRYKSELRDPAFTRRRNLTADERAMVNRADGGEHWVKVTFESREAAEAATFASPQRILGHLVYAEPYRGVPPPKDEACPDIEVVSDHSRSQSMPAAVPTANGRKSFSGPTSFNSRLLDLSPPHSQTSSFTMDTGTISNSHASTATITEPFPLPQATTSSIEPMEIRDGDSVFCRRIPTARRATILPAEQALLPQQTMMQRVVNAIPFVKWFGGSMIGNEVPRTETGEFDWSKASLYWKLIWWLDATFGLFSGDVLNADKDD; from the exons atggctcctCTCATTTTACACAACGTTCCTGACGACGAGTGTTACGTTGGGGATGATGGTGTGAAGCGACCATATGCCATGTATTTCAACCA ACAAGATGCTCCCCAAGGAAGCGCACGATCACGTCGCAGCGCCGCCGAGTCTGGTTCGTTCGGTAAATCCACACGTCGTTCACGATCGCGTACTGGAACACCCGCGCGCAGTCGCGAAAATCCTACACTAGCTGCTGCAGACAAGCTCTTTGGCGACTGGGTATCGAACCAGGCTGCAACAGCGCCATCTCAAACTGTTCAGCGTAAGAGCAGTGGTTTGATGCAAGAAGAGGTTCCCGTCAAGCGATCTGTTACTTCAACACCCGTCGAGCTCATCCTTCGCGGCTACCGATCATCAACACAGCAGTACGCTGCTATCTCCCACTATGAATCCCTTGCCGGCGCGATCTTGGAGGATTACCCTCGCGAACCTCCTGCCAGCCAACGCCGATACAAATCTGAGTTGCGCGACCCTGCATTTACGCGACGTCGCAACCTGACAGCAGATGAGCGAGCTATGGTGAACCGCGCAGATGGCGGAGAGCACTGGGTGAAGGTCACCTTCGAAAGCAGAGAAGCTGCCGAAGCTGCTACTTTTGCCAGCCCTCAAAGGATACTGGGTCATCTGGTTTATGCTGAGCCATACCGAGGTGTTCCTCCCCCCAAAGACGAGGCTTGTCCCGATATCGAGGTCGTCTCAGACCATTCACGCTCACAGAGTATGCCTGCTGCTGTTCCCACTGCCAATGGTCGCAAGAGCTTCAGTGGGCCTACATCGTTTAACAGCCGGCTCCTCGatctctctcctcctcattcGCAGACATCTAGCTTTACCATGGATACTGGAACTATCAGCAACTCCCATGCCTCTACTGCTACGATCACCGAGCCTttccctcttcctcaagctACCACATCAAGCATCGAACCCATGGAGATCCGCGATGGCGACAGCGTTTTCTGCCGCCGCATCCCTACTGCCCGTCGCGCTACCATTCTTCCCGCCGAGCAAGCTCTCCTACCTCAACAGACTATGATGCAACGGGTCGTCAATGCTATTCCGTTTGTGAAGTGGTTCGGCGGTAGCATGATCGGTAACGAAGTACCACGAACCGAGACCGGCGAGTTTGATTGGAGCAAGGCCAGTCTCTACTGGAAGCTTATCTGGTGGCTCGACGCTACTTTTGGATTATTCAGCGGCGATGTACTCAATGCCGACAAGGACGACTAG